A genomic segment from Haloplanus salinus encodes:
- a CDS encoding Ig-like domain-containing protein — translation MKATANAFRDWSHGFRILVMVLLATSLVIAPVTVVYAAGIGPIYDIPSPETGVDKTYDETYRVLANNDADVDPADVSYTGYFENDYPAYPVDLGRATLSPSQSLRYSTTSDVYITDLSDYNAIPIQDEWKPYSSMPFYTETQFINVHANNTYDGPRSNDGEWFVRATNQYGEWRPVYNADVKWDPDTEELYVSNPDDALVHQAKHESIISRNLHAAEQYTKYAQDSDRIAIPRMNGRELYPTSSGASMSRKWGQSDFNTVRKAWVGINDLFGGAWYRDRYVSGSTPTRGAYVPYDHRAVAPADFSRSATCTRSHTHGGSTHTHTYPKTEWAEYDLLDSTANVTSVRLDRPGFTGESEWNRFGKVTWIAIESISSKNLEYPRGDYTLTATLEVTSEVETRWGVTSSKCSEWSRTSVSTNTHTTKYSVPVTITDWDSPNLEIDVAHIDGAGHDRLAVRWKGNQDFPSDPWRRISVNIDNKTIHLTSPWRFYGISRNDEVEVLTGGGSTSHNATHTHNDRWPAIYRYETGVANVTAAFPQKGEDNQVWGYTKTVDSQVSTTLPGAPLPANVNDPDNDQPTDLYRHHVIDVRSSDLDTGEAVTVDASNPFGAPLDGKTVSGEDQLEVYSQPYESTVLQMTEVNVSSTGADHDGVLVLTDTDGNSIKNKEITVTQDDGTTSTVTTDNNGRAKIAWDGSVLRARYDGDVFWSPGDPYYKGDRLLYILPPSPLNFEAVGAVGEYISASISNVLIFVEWLALGIFAVWWVRMRRRTSKGKSG, via the coding sequence ATGAAGGCCACCGCGAACGCTTTCCGGGACTGGTCACACGGATTCCGCATCCTCGTGATGGTCCTTTTAGCGACCAGCCTCGTGATCGCACCCGTCACCGTTGTCTACGCCGCAGGTATCGGCCCAATCTATGACATTCCGAGTCCCGAGACTGGCGTCGATAAGACCTACGACGAAACCTATCGTGTTCTCGCGAACAACGACGCGGATGTCGATCCCGCAGATGTCAGTTACACCGGCTATTTCGAGAACGACTACCCGGCCTACCCAGTCGACCTCGGGCGGGCTACACTGTCACCCTCGCAATCGCTTCGGTATTCCACAACAAGCGATGTCTACATCACGGACCTCTCCGATTACAACGCGATTCCCATCCAGGATGAGTGGAAACCCTACTCCAGCATGCCGTTCTACACAGAAACGCAGTTTATCAACGTACATGCCAACAACACCTACGACGGGCCTAGGAGCAACGATGGTGAGTGGTTCGTGCGTGCCACCAACCAGTACGGTGAGTGGCGACCCGTCTACAACGCCGACGTGAAATGGGATCCAGACACCGAAGAACTCTACGTCTCAAACCCTGATGACGCCCTCGTTCACCAGGCCAAACACGAGAGCATCATCTCACGGAACCTCCACGCGGCCGAACAATACACGAAGTACGCGCAGGACTCAGATCGGATCGCCATCCCGAGAATGAACGGCAGGGAGCTTTACCCCACCTCGAGCGGCGCGAGTATGTCCCGAAAATGGGGACAGAGCGACTTCAACACAGTCCGCAAGGCATGGGTCGGCATCAACGACCTCTTTGGCGGTGCCTGGTATCGTGATAGATACGTTTCCGGGTCAACCCCGACCCGGGGTGCGTACGTTCCCTACGACCACCGGGCGGTTGCCCCAGCGGATTTTAGTCGAAGTGCCACGTGTACGAGATCGCACACCCACGGTGGCAGTACCCACACCCACACATACCCGAAGACCGAGTGGGCCGAATACGATCTCCTCGATTCGACGGCGAACGTCACATCCGTCCGACTCGATCGTCCCGGATTCACGGGCGAGTCCGAATGGAACCGATTCGGTAAGGTAACTTGGATCGCGATTGAATCTATATCGAGTAAAAATCTCGAATATCCTCGAGGGGACTACACCCTGACGGCGACCCTCGAAGTCACCAGCGAAGTCGAAACTCGGTGGGGTGTCACCAGCTCGAAATGCAGTGAATGGTCGCGAACGAGTGTGAGCACAAACACACACACGACGAAATACAGCGTCCCCGTCACCATCACGGACTGGGATTCCCCGAATCTCGAGATCGATGTCGCTCACATCGACGGCGCTGGTCACGACCGCCTCGCCGTGAGGTGGAAGGGCAATCAAGACTTCCCGAGCGACCCTTGGAGAAGAATCAGTGTCAATATCGACAACAAAACCATCCACCTCACCTCTCCGTGGCGGTTCTACGGTATCTCTCGCAACGACGAGGTAGAAGTCCTCACCGGAGGCGGGTCAACCTCCCACAACGCGACGCACACCCACAACGACCGCTGGCCTGCCATCTACCGCTACGAGACAGGCGTCGCCAACGTCACCGCCGCTTTCCCACAGAAGGGTGAAGACAACCAGGTATGGGGATACACGAAGACCGTCGATAGCCAAGTTTCGACGACGCTCCCAGGAGCACCACTTCCTGCCAACGTCAACGATCCCGATAACGATCAGCCGACCGACCTCTACAGACATCACGTCATCGACGTCAGATCGAGTGATCTCGACACAGGTGAAGCTGTCACCGTCGACGCCTCGAATCCGTTCGGTGCTCCACTCGACGGGAAGACAGTCTCCGGCGAAGACCAGCTCGAAGTCTATAGCCAACCATACGAGTCAACCGTCCTCCAGATGACAGAGGTTAATGTCTCGTCTACCGGCGCGGATCACGATGGCGTCCTCGTTCTCACGGACACTGACGGCAACTCCATCAAAAATAAGGAAATCACTGTCACCCAAGATGACGGAACGACATCGACGGTTACGACTGACAATAATGGCCGTGCCAAGATCGCGTGGGACGGATCGGTTCTCCGCGCTCGCTACGACGGCGACGTGTTTTGGTCACCCGGCGACCCCTACTACAAGGGTGACCGACTCCTCTATATCCTGCCGCCCTCACCCCTCAATTTCGAGGCCGTTGGCGCAGTCGGGGAATACATCTCGGCATCAATCAGCAATGTTCTCATCTTCGTCGAGTGGCTCGCCCTCGGGATCTTCGCCGTGTGGTGGGTGCGGATGCGTCGTCGCACCAGCAAGGGGAAATCAGGATGA
- a CDS encoding DUF7139 domain-containing protein has translation MEDKQMTEYEDAGSTLDLMDFKNVRDGGVVETPTTYAMVMQIQPRDWLILSEERKESLYLSFLTFLRGVQFPTQILSMTTTYDPEPYLKQFEGAENMLINSGDDEEDVDPLDESPLLDYGRKYHTEWLRGVVDVAEIRDRDFYFAVAVAKDEEADDGLKAQIQSLMPSGNDVEVDDEVKYIEEVKARAQRVASKLPQTQVEAEILDTRPAVLEVLYEVYHGEKPPISFEQGSFSLPADKAQEVANAAYTPEEAAQAEANEDGDYESDRASDEHPEIEPEPDSEFDSDPLAAVGDGGYAHPDSVERVAESRILSWYARNIGPIGHGSLPVVPRAVYAGVFLGLLSLILSVGALGTFIWSMNIAERGTDIYWLARTVSFATAAASLPGFVLSLVVLFPSERRTKGLAVAGLAAAGYALTLFLGAYPQDWDSNPAVTTFTLEVYAMGIFALLIAVVLAVRSRQKVDLSNLVVASDPDASDVATDGGGADTPATPADASDDSDPEDPDADTDADTTDPGTTEDKTEVTR, from the coding sequence ATGGAGGACAAACAAATGACTGAATACGAAGACGCCGGTTCGACGCTGGACCTCATGGATTTCAAGAATGTCCGTGACGGCGGCGTCGTGGAAACGCCTACCACCTATGCGATGGTGATGCAGATACAGCCTCGAGACTGGCTAATCCTCTCTGAAGAACGCAAAGAAAGCCTCTATCTATCGTTCTTGACGTTCCTGCGCGGGGTTCAGTTCCCAACACAGATCCTCTCGATGACGACGACATACGATCCCGAACCCTACCTCAAGCAGTTTGAGGGAGCCGAAAATATGCTCATCAACTCGGGCGACGACGAGGAAGATGTTGACCCGTTGGATGAGTCGCCGCTGCTCGACTACGGCCGAAAGTACCACACTGAGTGGCTCCGGGGCGTCGTCGATGTCGCGGAGATTCGTGACCGCGACTTCTACTTCGCGGTTGCAGTCGCTAAAGATGAGGAGGCTGACGATGGCCTCAAGGCCCAGATCCAGTCGTTGATGCCTAGCGGGAACGACGTTGAGGTCGACGACGAAGTTAAATATATCGAGGAAGTGAAAGCCCGCGCCCAGCGTGTGGCGTCGAAGCTCCCCCAGACGCAGGTGGAAGCCGAGATTCTGGACACTCGCCCGGCTGTTCTTGAGGTCCTCTACGAAGTCTATCACGGAGAGAAGCCACCTATCTCGTTCGAACAAGGTAGCTTCTCACTCCCGGCCGATAAGGCACAGGAGGTCGCCAACGCAGCCTATACTCCCGAAGAAGCGGCACAGGCCGAGGCGAATGAGGATGGTGACTACGAGTCCGATCGCGCTTCCGACGAACATCCCGAAATCGAACCCGAACCAGATTCCGAATTTGATTCCGACCCGCTGGCGGCGGTTGGTGATGGTGGGTACGCACACCCGGACTCCGTTGAGCGCGTCGCAGAATCGCGTATCCTGAGCTGGTACGCTCGTAATATCGGGCCTATTGGACATGGATCACTCCCAGTCGTCCCGCGAGCGGTCTACGCGGGTGTGTTTCTGGGCCTCCTAAGCCTCATACTCAGTGTGGGGGCGCTCGGCACGTTCATCTGGTCGATGAATATCGCCGAACGCGGTACGGACATCTACTGGCTGGCTCGGACCGTTTCGTTCGCGACGGCTGCGGCGAGTCTGCCTGGATTCGTGCTGAGTCTTGTCGTATTGTTCCCTTCGGAGCGAAGAACCAAGGGACTCGCAGTGGCCGGCCTCGCAGCGGCAGGCTATGCACTCACTCTGTTCCTTGGAGCGTATCCCCAAGACTGGGACTCGAATCCCGCCGTGACCACGTTCACGCTTGAGGTGTACGCGATGGGCATCTTCGCGCTGCTCATCGCTGTCGTCCTTGCGGTACGTTCGCGACAAAAGGTGGACCTCTCGAACCTGGTAGTCGCCTCTGACCCTGACGCGTCTGATGTGGCGACCGACGGTGGGGGCGCAGACACTCCTGCCACACCCGCCGACGCCTCCGACGACTCCGATCCAGAGGACCCCGACGCCGATACTGACGCTGACACCACGGACCCCGGGACGACTGAAGATAAGACTGAGGTGACAAGATGA
- a CDS encoding VirB4 family type IV secretion system protein: protein MNPLEKFLGKNDPEEDELERIPIDDLSGKETQVALEYLELLDREATRKNIEWAAYQLQAEEVPLVSPTESLEERETLDKKLVAPRAMERHPEFQVREEKVTQIMTVTAFPRKVNLGWLVPLTIADVNLRLSLHITPRDPAKTRKQLQRRYTQTTTALTLKSRKGRTDTHQEELEREDLLRILQDVIRGTTKVFDIAIYMELAADSHEELDEMRERVDTILAEQDVETTVLHHQQIEGNGTIVPLATDTIKNVHPIQLEALGTLFNLVEPPIYDEDGIMMGFDDTSRPVILDRYAHSGFGMTISGKTGSGKSYARKLEIYRRLLTDPTVQCILFDPAGDDYPQFAKKLGGEVIRFGGSQKVNPMDISAPTGEIGASEDTYPLTVRSVVEMLNTHYEDRGGLPAAEEGMLIQATHYAYLSKGIILGEYDTYANESPIIDDLIKGVKIITEGGFMEALESDLVDEAVLEHFQELDILDKDGNPVTETHISVPMAVITPSKKHQEVAKALEPKFESFKPGGINANLNGQTNLELNSRLVVMDMSSFADTGEMPLILHAMLQWAYLEAKRSPDRFDVTFDEAHYLLGRESTRDLINLFIRHARHYDAGLTLMSQTAHEFMRTDARREIYENCDIKLLFYAQSVSDATKEYFDLSPAEVKYLQSAPRGQESGYSGCLLSTTKHGRRRLEIHSGDFEHYMIDDNLDPWDYIEEIEGSMRSGEADPSAEPDLQTSEMPPVSNRELDMELSSEFAEDRTTQQQPESIADDDTTNSLTSGSGDR from the coding sequence ATGAATCCCCTCGAGAAATTCCTTGGAAAGAACGACCCTGAGGAAGACGAGCTTGAACGTATTCCGATCGACGACCTCTCCGGCAAGGAAACCCAAGTCGCACTCGAATATCTAGAACTCCTCGATCGGGAAGCCACCCGGAAGAACATCGAGTGGGCGGCCTACCAACTCCAAGCCGAAGAAGTTCCGCTCGTCTCCCCTACCGAATCCCTCGAAGAGCGAGAGACGCTTGACAAGAAACTGGTCGCGCCGCGAGCAATGGAGCGCCACCCTGAGTTCCAAGTCCGTGAAGAGAAGGTCACGCAAATCATGACCGTCACGGCCTTCCCTCGGAAAGTCAACCTTGGGTGGCTCGTACCGCTTACTATTGCGGACGTAAACCTCCGCCTCTCGCTGCACATTACACCACGAGACCCGGCAAAGACACGCAAGCAACTCCAGCGCCGCTACACGCAGACCACGACGGCACTCACGCTCAAGTCCCGAAAGGGTCGGACGGACACACATCAAGAGGAATTGGAGCGCGAGGACCTCCTACGGATTCTCCAAGACGTGATTCGCGGGACAACGAAGGTCTTTGACATCGCCATCTACATGGAACTTGCCGCGGACTCGCACGAGGAACTCGACGAGATGCGCGAGCGCGTTGACACCATTCTCGCGGAACAGGACGTCGAGACGACAGTACTGCACCATCAACAGATCGAGGGTAATGGGACTATTGTCCCTCTCGCGACGGACACAATCAAGAATGTCCACCCCATCCAGCTCGAGGCACTTGGGACGCTGTTCAACCTCGTTGAGCCGCCGATCTACGACGAAGACGGTATCATGATGGGCTTCGACGACACATCGCGCCCAGTAATCCTCGACCGCTACGCCCACTCCGGATTCGGGATGACTATTTCGGGGAAAACTGGCTCTGGGAAGTCCTACGCTAGAAAACTCGAAATCTACCGCCGACTGCTGACTGACCCCACGGTGCAGTGCATCCTGTTCGACCCGGCGGGTGATGACTATCCACAGTTCGCGAAGAAACTGGGTGGTGAGGTCATCCGCTTTGGGGGGTCGCAGAAAGTCAATCCGATGGACATCTCAGCACCCACGGGTGAGATTGGAGCGTCCGAGGACACCTACCCGCTCACGGTGCGTTCCGTGGTAGAGATGCTGAACACCCACTACGAAGACCGTGGCGGGCTTCCTGCTGCGGAAGAGGGGATGCTCATCCAAGCGACGCACTACGCCTACCTCTCGAAGGGCATCATTCTTGGCGAGTACGACACCTACGCGAACGAATCACCCATCATCGACGATCTCATCAAGGGTGTGAAAATCATCACAGAAGGGGGTTTCATGGAAGCGCTCGAATCGGACCTCGTCGACGAGGCGGTGCTCGAGCACTTCCAAGAGTTGGACATTCTCGACAAGGACGGCAACCCAGTCACGGAGACGCACATTTCTGTGCCGATGGCAGTAATCACGCCCTCGAAGAAGCACCAAGAGGTCGCGAAGGCGCTGGAACCAAAGTTCGAGTCGTTCAAGCCAGGTGGTATCAACGCGAACCTGAACGGCCAAACGAACCTCGAGCTGAACTCGCGTCTCGTCGTGATGGACATGAGTTCGTTTGCCGATACAGGCGAGATGCCGCTGATCCTCCATGCGATGCTCCAGTGGGCGTACCTCGAGGCCAAACGGTCGCCAGATCGCTTCGACGTGACCTTCGATGAGGCCCACTACCTACTGGGGCGTGAATCGACGCGGGATCTCATCAATCTCTTCATCAGGCACGCACGCCACTACGACGCGGGCCTCACCCTGATGAGTCAGACGGCTCACGAGTTCATGCGGACGGACGCTCGCCGCGAAATCTATGAGAACTGCGACATCAAGCTCTTGTTCTATGCACAGTCTGTGTCGGACGCGACGAAGGAGTACTTCGATCTTTCTCCGGCTGAGGTGAAGTACCTCCAATCGGCTCCACGTGGACAGGAGTCCGGATACTCCGGATGTTTGCTGTCGACGACAAAGCACGGGCGCCGCCGTCTCGAGATCCATTCCGGTGACTTCGAGCACTACATGATCGACGACAATCTCGACCCGTGGGACTACATTGAGGAAATTGAGGGATCGATGCGCTCCGGTGAAGCTGATCCCAGTGCGGAGCCCGATCTCCAGACGTCCGAAATGCCTCCGGTGTCGAATCGGGAGCTGGACATGGAACTGTCGAGTGAGTTCGCAGAAGACAGAACGACGCAGCAACAGCCCGAGAGTATCGCTGACGACGACACGACGAACTCCTTGACATCCGGCTCTGGTGACCGTTAA